Proteins encoded together in one Camelina sativa cultivar DH55 chromosome 9, Cs, whole genome shotgun sequence window:
- the LOC104711074 gene encoding uncharacterized protein LOC104711074, whose product MAEETKGMTSEIGSHQEDHVSGIDKGSQKHEKLKIPLHAYWRVRRPATYSITFDTYAKMAELVKDGYYESLPFTSGGYTWTFKFYPNGNKGEGAVPGWVSVYTKIDTSIFVTNPQDVYADIKFFVFDGFHKIYYTHQESEPVRFDNENSEWGVANFLTTGCFVDGASVFIYDGGKCQVGIDIFVDQSYQREVFSYDENVTNPIFTWNITNFSTLYHNSYTSNTFSSGNRNWVLKVYPNGYGVGKDKYLSLFLMSENNEINYVKATLRVLNQITSRNVVKQVEGWPNAAENGWGFQEFITLADLQDKSKGFVVNDMLQVQVEITAFSKHTPIN is encoded by the exons ATGGCAGAAGAGACGAAAGGGATGACCTCCGAGATCGGATCACATCAG GAGGATCATGTTTCTGGTATAGACAAAG GGTCGCAAAAACACGAGAAGCTCAAGATACCTTTACATGCATATTGGAGAGTACGTCGTCCAGCAACTTACAGCATCACGTTCGACACTTATGCCAAAATGGCGGAGCTGGTAAAGGATGGATATTACGAGTCCCTTCCTTTCACTTCCGGTGGATATACTTG gaCGTTCAAATTCTACCCAAACGGAAACAAGGGGGAAGGCGCAGTGCCAGGATGGGTTTCGGTTTACACAAAAATCGATACCTCAATCTTCGTCACAAACCCACAAGATGTGTATGCGGATATCAAGTTCTTCGTCTTCGACGGTTTCCATAAAATCTATTATACACACCAAG AAAGTGAGCCAGTAAGGTTTGATAATGAAAATTCGGAGTGGGGAGTGGCGAATTTTCTGACCACGGGATGTTTCGTCGACGGAGCGTCGGTATTTATTTACGACGGAGGGAAATGTCAAGTTGGAATAGATATCTTCGTTGATCAAAGCTACCAGAGGGAAGTTTTCTCTTATGACGAAAACGTCACCAACCCCATTTTCACTTGGAACATCACCAATTTCTCTACCCTCTATCATAACTCTTACACATCCAATACGTTTTCTTCTGGAAACAGAAACTG GGTTTTGAAAGTGTATCCAAATGGATATGGTGTTGGAAAGGATAAATATTTGTCACTCTTCCTGATGagtgagaataatgaaatcaatTACGTTAAAGCCACGCTACGAGTTCTAAACCAAATTACATCCCGCAATGTGGTGAAGCAAG TTGAGGGATGGCCCAATGCAGCAGAAAATGGATGGGGTTTCCAGGAGTTCATAACTCTTGCAGATCTTCAAGATAAATCCAAAGGTTTCGTTGTGAACGATATGCTTCAAGTTCAAGTCGAGATCACGGCCTTCTCTAAACACACTCCGATTAACTAG
- the LOC104711076 gene encoding exocyst complex component EXO70A1-like produces the protein MGKHLFRSSSPPPPAKPKPHHTLVDSVMEEYEFEVQSLITKWTSPESIDQFLFSSSSHQEAEQFVRAVKNLYNSMNCLVSVTPESINLSRGQNVMKTAMKLLESEFCRVLKENREYLDPECVSIRSWNSSRFSVSTPSTISDSNGTNEGYFADEHRFSGGDPNAMDDLKIIAECMISTGHVKECVRVYKSVRKSIVDATLHSLGVERLTLRQIQKLNWKVLETKIKPWLRGVTLAVRSLFYGEKILAEHVFSNSSISESSFTEITQEGAFTLFGFPENVGKFKKLTSEKMFRILDMYETLTNLSSDIESIFTFDSNSVIKSQVAGSLAKLSEAVRSMMSDFETAIEKESSKKPVNGGGIHPLTRYVMNYLTFLADYSDSIAVIFEDWKISVSSPLPKTLFPCGRGYEAKPEDLYSSPVSVRMAWVILLTLCKLDGKAQPFKDIALSYLFLVNNLNYIVVKVRASKLKLLLGVEWVASHEAKVKQFIVKFEKLAWGKVLTSLPEDPTAEMSSEEASGHLVSFNIESELAYRRQISWVVPDSKLRDKIKIGLSRKIIPVYAELYNRVGLFKDKEMFSELIVRYTPDDLGNYLSDLYFVTKDSVSVSSK, from the coding sequence ATGGGAAAACATTTATTCCGATCatcgtctcctcctccaccggcGAAACCAAAGCCTCACCACACACTCGTAGACTCAGTAATGGAGGAGTACGAGTTCGAAGTCCAGTCTCTAATAACCAAATGGACTTCGCCAGAGTCTATTGATCAGTTTCTCTTCTCCTCAAGTAGCCACCAAGAAGCAGAGCAGTTCGTACGAGCCGTAAAGAACTTGTATAACTCAATGAACTGTCTAGTTTCCGTTACACCGGAGTCAATAAACCTTAGCCGTGGACAAAACGTGATGAAGACGGCGATGAAGCTTCTAGAATCAGAGTTCTGCCGCGTGTTAAAGGAGAATAGAGAGTATCTAGATCCTGAATGCGTCTCTATTCGTTCATGGAACTCATCAAGGTTCAGCGTTTCTACTCCGAGTACTATTTCTGATTCCAATGGCACCAACGAAGGTTACTTCGCCGACGAGCATAGATTCTCCGGAGGAGACCCTAACGCGATGGATGATCTAAAAATTATCGCTGAGTGTATGATTTCAACAGGACACGTCAAGGAATGCGTTAGGGTTTACAAATCCGTACGTAAATCTATTGTGGATGCGACGCTACACAGTTTGGGAGTGGAGAGGTTGACTCTACGTCAGATACAAAAACTGAACTGGAAGGTTCTTGAAACAAAGATCAAGCCATGGCTCCGGGGAGTAACGTTAGCGGTTCGGTCTCTGTTTTACGGGGAAAAGATTCTTGCTGAACACGTTTTCTCTAACTCCTCCATCTCGGAGTCCTCTTTCACTGAGATCACTCAAGAAGGTGCTTTTACCTTGTTTGGTTTCCCTGAAAATGTAGGAAAATTCAAGAAACTAACGTCTGAGAAAATGTTTCGCATTCTTGATATGTACGAAACCCTAACCAATCTATCTTCAGACATCGAATCGATCTTTACCTTCGATTCAAACTCCGTCATCAAATCTCAGGTCGCTGGATCCCTCGCGAAGCTCAGCGAAGCCGTTAGATCAATGATGTCAGACTTCGAAACGGCGATTGAGAAAGAATCATCCAAGAAACCAGTAAACGGGGGTGGGATACACCCGCTTACACGCTACGTTATGAATTATCTCACTTTCCTAGCTGATTACAGTGACTCCATAGCTGTGATCTTCGAGGACTGGAAGATTAGTGTATCATCTCCGTTGCCTAAAACTCTGTTTCCTTGCGGCAGAGGTTATGAAGCTAAACCGGAGGATCTGTACTCTTCTCCGGTCTCCGTACGCATGGCTTGGGTGATTCTTCTTACTCTATGTAAATTAGACGGCAAGGCTCAGCCGTTTAAGGATATTGCTTTGTCTTATCTCTTCCTCGTTAACAACCTCAACTACATTGTCGTTAAGGTTCGAGCTTCGAAACTGAAGCTTCTCCTCGGTGTTGAGTGGGTGGCGAGTCATGAGGCTAAGGTAAAACAGTTTATTGTAAAGTTTGAGAAGCTTGCGTGGGGGAAAGTGTTGACGTCACTCCCGGAGGATCCGACGGCGGAGATGTCATCGGAGGAAGCAAGTGGTCATTTAGTGAGTTTTAACATTGAGTCTGAATTGGCGTACCGGAGACAAATTTCGTGGGTTGTACCGGATTCGAAACTCAGGGATAAGATTAAAATCGGGTTGTCTCGGAAGATTATTCCGGTTTACGCTGAGCTCTATAACCGGGTTGGTTTGTTTAAGGACAAAGAGATGTTTAGTGAGTTAATTGTCAGATATACCCCTGATGATTTGGGAAATTATCTCTCGGATCTTTACTTTGTGACCAAGGACTCAGTGAGTGTTTCATCAAAATGA